From the genome of Diabrotica virgifera virgifera chromosome 8, PGI_DIABVI_V3a:
ccgtttctataattttgctatggtatcacgatatatcgttttttccgattatagcgctatttatccacaactcgcaaaatggctcgaataaaatttgtttaattttataaggaaattccaaatctgcaacaaaaattagagattccatttaagattttaaatttaccccccgctccacacacagatggacttgtttagtgtcatcgcatagatttttaagaaatatttaacacatatttttcagattttcgatccgatgttcatttcgcgaattattcgacctttccgctacttttaggacaccctgtatataacactcatttgtcatgaaagatcacctgtttttcatttaaataaaattgttctgttcatcataatgtgCACTtgaaaaataatctacttactaaaaaaatacttttgcaaactaaaatttgactatgttcaataaattttataaaatttgactatgttcaataaatttcaagaattatttttcaatatgaatttatttctgcTTAGGAAGATGGTTCTATTCGGTGTACACAAGACTTAATatagaaaacaaatataatcatttcaCAGATTTTACACTTTATCTGTATAGTGCCAGTTCTCAAAGACAAATTatggctcattagtgattatcggtCAGAGATCTGATTTATTGCTGATATGAGTTTCTTTTCAGTATTATAAattattcatttaatttgtaattttgggtgtcgattacagtatatattatgttcccaagtttctaatctctttcaatgttttcgttaatagcacaccgtgactgtgcgaaatgtgtattatgcacattccatatagaccactgtcgcagacacacagattttctgttaaactattaattactcaatatgtgaatttttttattaataaatatgttgttttaaaattaatctctcaaaattatccaataattttttgacaaaaatagtttatgtaatataaatttaatttttgttctttcccgaaaagctagtggggccacggcccccccccccttgcccgtgtgtatgggcgcctatgattattatgtatcataattattgtggttattatagcaaccgtaaatttttaattaacaattcaattgttgctaaactgttcattcaatttccatcgacttTTCGATTCCGACTGGAATTGTAATCTATACGAAActagcttttatattaccaagttatttaattatggataaacaattacttatctaaaattttagttgaaaattaaagattttgttggaaaaacccgcattttccggggaaaattgtcatcgaagtaaatcgggaaaaacacctctctatgcagaatttaattacggtgaatttttatttgggtgtttttggtgtaaatttaaaatctttggagttatagagcaaaaattgaaaaaaaaaacacgatttttgggcgccattttatttataaaaaagtagcacactatctgcggacattgcatacctatattattaataaatacaatcataagattcgattccagcaataaaattgctggtaaataacttttcccaaaaatggcctattctccgataatctgcccagactataataTACGGTACTCTAATGAAGCCCGTCCTCACTTACGGGTCAAAACGTAAAGTTTTGAACGTAAAATCTTCAGACATATCTATGAAGGCGTTCAGGAAAACGGATTATGGCGTAGAagctataattttgagctttactacctttatagtgagcctagtattggtagatctatcaaaataaacaggctgcggtggttaggccacttagagagaatgaatgaggtggagccgtcgaaacacatttatagCCAGAGAACGGATGGAGTgagaagaagaggaaggcccaGGGCACGATTTAAGGACCATGTGGAGAACGACTTGCGAGTGTtaggagtgcgaaattggaaaaccgaggcgaaggataggaaggaatggaagttGATTCTGGACCAGGCCAAGACTCACCATGGGTTGtggagccaatgatgatgatgatgctgatcattttacaatcatttcacttACCTCGTTGAACATCAGCATCTGTAACGGAGCCTGATTTCAAGACATTAACAGCTGATTGAACTGCTTTGCCTACAGATCCAGCAGGTGCAGCGAGCAAAATACCAAACAAACCGCTGTCTGAATAGCTCACATTAACAGCGCACGCAGATACATCTGATGAGCCACCAAGAGCTTTGCTGTAGACTCCATTATCAAGTACGCCATATTTGATCTGAGGGCCAGCACATACAGCTTTCTGTAGAACTGCAAACGCAAGAGCTTCTTTGGTGTTCTTCAATGGAGCTCCTTCTCCTCCTACTGCAACAAAAGCAAGTGGTCCACCTTTGTTTGATCTGCAAAAAGAAATATTTGTCATATTCAGTTCTATCTTTGtacaaagaaagttttttttggttttgttatCCAAAAACAGGTTTTCTAAAACGTCAACATAGTGATTTATATGGTTTTCAAGAATCGATATATACAGTAGAGTGAAACTGGTAAGTCAGGTAACAGAAACCTATCAAAAAAATAAGTTGGGCACAAGGGCGGCTCTGGCAGGGAGGCGCTAGGTCCCGCTAGCTCATGAATGAGCTAGTAGTAGGTAGATATCTCATACAATTTATTTTGAAGGAATGTTTCTTTATATAAAACGCTAATAAATATTCAGTCGACGCGACGCCATGCTCCAAAACGTATacaaatacatatataatttAACAGCGTTCACCCGCACCATTGATTAAAAGCTACTACACAgtgtagtttttaatcaatgccCGCACCAGATGATGGACTCTTTTCCGAGCTGTTGTCAAGTTAGAAAAATATCGGGCGGTAGATGATAGGCGATGATAATAGGCGGGCTTGCCGTGTGTGAAATAAGAAATATCCTCAGATGCAGGTAGTAACTGGCAACGTTACATCTTAATATTAAGTTTGAACATACAacttaaccagtgtttggcattgtggctatttagcaaggacagggagtaagtaatcttaaccacatttttcaattttttaacagtcaaaatttcacccttttcaattttactaagtgggattatttacttttaggttcactgatgatggactgataagtccgaaaacgttctgaacgtaatcttttttgatttttaaattttttttaaattgttatgaaaatataccaattacaccaggaagtttttttacttcacgttaaattttacttttttatttatttttcgcaGTTTTTCTTCGTCAATGCTTTCGTTtcctttaatttttcttctagttTCCATTAGTTGCTTTGTTTCAGCGGTTATTTTTTCGTCTTTGCGTCTTTTAGGGCAGCACTTTACTTGGGCCTCTCGAATAGCTTCTACGATATTTTCGTTTAGGATATTTACAGTATTCATGCATTCATTTTGTTGTATGATTTTATTGATATTGTCTTGGTATTCATTTAAATTCGTTGGATCGTTCCATATTCGGTTGGCTTTCTTCCTAATCATTTTGGATCTTTCTGTTATTAATTATATATAAGTCCAAATCACTATAATCACTAATAAATTCTACATCAGATTGCTCAAGATCATTTCTCTTTATCAATTTCATAAACCTTacacttactgtatagaagaaacataccaatcaatattatacaaaccatcgaaaatatctacttccataatcgaatacaggcaaagataaatggctCGAAgatgactcgttaagcccactgctccttaatataataatggacgaaataatagaagcagtatgtaaaggtcatggttacagaatggggaacaaagaaatccgaATATTATGTTAAGTAGACGAcgcgcattaatcgccgagacagaagacgatctccaaagattaacacacatcttcaatacaacagccaagaaatacaatatgataatatcagcagaaaaaaccaaatgtatgacaacatctacaTACcaactacgatgtaaaatcgaaattgatgggaaaataataaagcaggaagcaaggtttagatatctgggaatagatataaccagttacggagatgttgaagaggaagtacgacaacaaagcttaaaagcaattAAAGTGGCGGAATCTCTTAATaggacaagacacaaaagcaagaatctataaagcagcaatcagacttatattgacatacacggcggagacaagacctgacacctCTAAAatgagacgactactagaaacaacagatgaaaatacttcgacgaatatcagaggagaaaagtctgttggataggagagaagcgaaaatacaagaagatcatgcaatgtagaagacataaatgaatgggtgacaaaacggaaacaggagtggaacgaacacattagtagaatggcagaggataggataagTACGACTAGCATGAGATAAGTCATTAAGTGGACGAAGAAGTAAGTATTGGTAGACCAAGAAAaggatggtgcgataatttaaacaatttaagaggctaatattaaagaagaaacaggctttaaagcctacatataagacggaagaagaagaactttcataaactaaattttttatttccgCCATTTTAGGGTAATATACacgaaataaaaatgaaaatgtgTTGAAATCAGAGACATGTTAAGGATAGACCGGGCTAGtaatatgccactcaatgcatcgaggtgtaacgccgacataggattgagtggtctagccatctttgtctgtcacatgcgcgggattgcttggttaaaagagatagatagaccaccgatctactgtttccatgctgtttccgcgttacgcttttttggtgagtatgccttgtctacgcttaatatgtcacTGGTTGAAACAAATGTATATTCGTGCACCAATTGTTAAGCGACCATCTGTATCGTTAGGGAATTGGAGCAACGTATGCGCACATTACTGCAACTGCAAGAAAAACACCACCAATATGTTTAATTCCAATGACGAGTCAGACTAGTGATCTGTAACTTTGGTTATTCATATTGATGACCAGTTGAGTGATATTTGTATGTTTTGTGAGTAAGTCTACAAAAACTACCAATTTATTAAAGGTTTGAAATAAGTTTATTACCTGAGTTCACCACCCTTGTAAGGAGATGGATTGGTGCTGCCTTCGCCATTTGCAATTCCCAAACTAGCAGCGAATTGATTCAACAAACTCTCGCTTACACCTGTACCAACAACTGCAGCACGGCCAGCTACAAAGTTGCTGGCTACGTAATGTTGTAACGTTTCTGATGAAACTTTACCTACTTGGGATTTTGGAATGAAGAGTGAGTTACCTAAACCTTTGCTACGGTAGGCAGCATTGTGAAGCAAATCGATGGCTCTTAACTGCAAAAGGAAAAAGTGTTATAAACGCAGCCAGGGTGTTAAAATGAACATACCTGTAAAGGTCTGGTTAAAATATCCAAAATTAATCTGTTGGAGAGCTCTGACACTTCCCAAGGTCTAAATTCTTGGTGGGTAGCTACTTCTGCTAAATATGGTAGAGCCTTTTCAACGGCACTTCTTGTTCCTTCTAAGGTATAGGAGATGGTTTCTCTATCAGATGTGGCTGTAAGATTTGCACCAACTTGTTGAATGTTTCGGATTATGGCAAACTGGGATGCATTTTTAGTGGACAAGCCTGCTGCTGTTCGTACAATATGAGTGGCACCTAAATTATCGGCTTTTTCATTACGGCTTCCAGCTCTGAAAAATACAGAAGTAGAAAAACAAGTTGCAATATAAGACTGTATTTTGAATCTCTGATCTTTGAATATGTAGTGTACACTGGTCAGTGTAAATATTTCATGTACATGTATCATGTActgtcggaaaaatgaaagaatacccataaacgatcatatcaagcacatattttggatttgttgccttttctataaataacaaacgagagagatagattattaagtgttgtctacaaagcaaaaacgttatgggccattccacgaacatacgcctgttttggattacttcgacaacgaatattttactgtgcaacataagaagtacgaaagtaaatggcgctaataattattccaataaacaacaatgtaatttgcaatttactttcgttcttcttattttgcacagtaaaatattcgttgtcgaagtaatccaaaacaggcgtatgttcgtggaatagggtatatccAATACATAAGCAGTTGcatatttataattgacagagtgagacggcgatacaattgttcaacgtagttatattaatttagtagaaaatttaaactcacacttgactatttctgtacttctaatgtcagtcttagaaaaacattcaacatgagtagagataatgattgtataaactactattcgagtaatcGTGCTGGTCAACTATCATCTGACTGATTCGatttctgtcactttgacagttaaactgggttaggttcggtagactttataaattttaataatcagtcgtatttacttgaataaattcagttctcttaaaagctattttgatattatattgtatttttggtttggcaagtatttatttaattaaaatacgtcaataaaatttgtaagtaatcatctgtcaatatggttAACTTATGTCTATGAGTTCGCCAAACGTGTACATATTACTCTGACTTTTCAATCATAGTGTATGAAATtacagattagtatatttttatgaatgtacatttatttgcagataatgtctggaaaatgatctggatatttaatgatctgaattcattaagtttactttcattttaatcacttaatgcagctgacataaacgacattttttaaattcctgttacGATTTACGTCCACTGGCAACTATAACATGGAGAAATTCATAATACTACATttgcttactcattatttttgtattattaatctatatcaaataattaattacggtagtaatattctatttctcatgatcatctttcgtattaaattgtatatgacagaaaaaaaggcacgtcgttgattactttggtaatgattctagttcggtgattattctagttgtcgatagatggcgccataataaaaaaataatctttttttaattagataataatattacaaatataatctgtataatttataagactatacaaatcaaagaaaataccattttataaatgcaagaaacgcatttgatttgtttttattccaaattaaaaataaaatgtgacaactgtcagatttaactaaaatgtcatgttagaataaatgtcataaatgtgtattatcacggacttaccctttttcctatcatttgttacgcactgaaaaatgatcatgaaaaggacaatagtaacatttatcaccaataaatatatattatcagaaaaagaataacatcacaaaacttTTTTGACACATTCTTACGTAGCGAAAAATCGTATGGTCGGGTAGTAGTCACATCCGTTTATTTTcagtattaacttagtttagactttgttttgactagaaattttttatttgattcgtatggttcttttcatgagcatttttcagtgcgtcacaaatgagagaaaaaaaggtaagtccctgataatacacatttatgacatttattctaacatgacattttagttaaatctgacagttgtcacatattatatgcaatttggcataaaaacaaatcaattgcgtttattgcatttataaaatggtattttctttgatttgtatagtcttataaattgtacagattaaatttttttatatagaataatataatattatttaatattatattattagcgccatctattgacaactagataaaatgttataaatgtcaccggcGAAATGTAATCAGCTACATGCGTTTTTTTCTGTTACATACAATTTAATgtgttagagagaaatcgaaaaactgtaacgcactgaaaaatgctcatgaaaagaaccatatgcatatcatcgatgacgcatgggtattctttcatttttccgactgtaacacATATTTTAAACTAGAAGTTAAACATTTAGGAAtgcacgtcatagatttaatgacatcataacctATCTGTACAACTTGACGACAcacaaattcaacaaatttttcctcatatattagtttttttacTACCGTCAAGTTTAACAGAAAaacgctgttgccaaataaaaaacatatacATACCGGCTATACTatttctctttgtctttaagagtgtgaaacaaagataactatctGTACTATAAGTGTCAAACTGACATTTTCCTACAGAAGGTTATttagatttttgtttatttttttttcttcttcttttatggctTTTGGGAgctgtgcccatttagccagcagcatttcttaaaattaacgcctaACTACACCTACCATACAATAAAACTATCAAGGAACGAACCTAATCAAGGATAGATcatactatccgttgcaagataatccGGATGGAATTCCGACGatgtacaaaaagtacatattttgtcggaattccatccgaattatcttgcaacggatagtaagGGAACGTAAAGTTGGTAAAAAAATAAACTGTCGTTAAAATAtgaactaaataaataaaatataatttgcaatcaataatttgacattatatttaacctaaaatattATGACATACGCCAGTTACCATTTACAATTCTCCccaaatataataatgacgtcatatagACACGTCACAAATTCTAGCCAATGAAAGGTTCGCTGTAGTAGCAATGGCATGTcaaaaaatctgattattccctacttattttttcaaatttagaatatggcaacaaggggaaaattacgtgcattccttattgtttgacttcTAGTTTAGTTTGCTTTTTACAGTCGTCAGAAGCAAGCATCTTTTGTATTTTCGGGAAAATGGAAAAAATTAAGTATTGTTCAGTGATTAAGTTCCTCCACAAAAAGGGGAAAACGCATGTGCAAATTAAAGCCGACCTGGACGAAGTATATCGTGAGCACCTTCGTTAGCAACAGTAAAATTTTGGAAAGCTGACTTTGTTCGTGATCATACGAGTGTCTTTGATGATGAGTGTCCCGAGAGGCTAAATGAAGTCACCATGTCGGAAATGATCAACAAAGTCCATGACAAGACTATGGCAGATCGTCGAATCAAGCTCCGCAAGTTAGTGGAGGCCCTAAACATTTCCTACGAACAAGTCACAACATCATTCAGCATCATTTGGACATGAAAAAGCTATCCGCGCGATGGGTCACGAGTTTGCTGACAATCGACCAAATGCGAAAACGTGTGACTACTTCGGAGACGCTTTTGGCGATGATACGGCGCTATCCGAAGGATTTTTTTCGCCAATTTATCAACGTTTATGAAACCTGGGTGCATTATTACACACCGGAAACCAAAGAACAGTCGAAACAGTGGCGCAAACGCGGCGAAGGCCGGCTGAAGAAGACAAAAAGTGCACATTCGGCCGGCAAAACGTGAAACGCCCCGGTCTGGCACACCAAAAAGTACTCTTTCACCAAGACAACGACGCACCGGCTCTCCAATCGGTCGTCGCTGTGACAAAATTACACGAATTGGGCTATGAATTGGTTGAACACCAACCATATTCCCCAGATATTGCCGCCAGCGATTTTTCCTGTTTCCACACCTATGTTGAGAAAACCGACTATGTTGAGAAATAAATCGATTTAAtcccaaaaaacttttttttttcgtcaAGGGCTAGTTTCATATCAATCCACCCTCGTACAACCCAAGCAACCGACCACTCGTTATGGAAGGCTGCAAGTACCTTACAAAGGCAAAACTATACCATCAGTAAGAAAGAAACTGCAAAATGGACGAAAAGTCCACAAGAAAAAGCCCAAACACTTATGACACACCTTAAACAAGTTTTTACGCCAAATGAC
Proteins encoded in this window:
- the LOC126889974 gene encoding cytochrome b-c1 complex subunit 2, mitochondrial isoform X2, whose product is MASTLTRTPILRAISARSYSQALPVSGNPSAELRTSTLPNKLVVAAVDNDASLTRVSIVFRAGSRNEKADNLGATHIVRTAAGLSTKNASQFAIIRNIQQVGANLTATSDRETISYTLEGTRSAVEKALPYLAEVATHQEFRPWEVSELSNRLILDILTRPLQLRAIDLLHNAAYRSKGLGNSLFIPKSQVGKVSSETLQHYVASNFVAGRAAVVGTGVSESLLNQFAASLGIANGEGSTNPSPYKGGELRSNKGGPLAFVAVGGEGAPLKNTKEALAFAVLQKAVCAGPQIKYGVLDNGVYSKALGGSSDVSACAVNVSYSDSGLFGILLAAPAGSVGKAVQSAVNVLKSGSVTDADVQRGKNQLKTAILLNAESGADVVRELGTQAVLAGAPQSANALAAAVDSVSTSDVQSALRKAGGKLTLAAIGNINDVPYLDELK
- the LOC126889974 gene encoding cytochrome b-c1 complex subunit 2, mitochondrial isoform X1, with amino-acid sequence MLSALRSMASTLTRTPILRAISARSYSQALPVSGNPSAELRTSTLPNKLVVAAVDNDASLTRVSIVFRAGSRNEKADNLGATHIVRTAAGLSTKNASQFAIIRNIQQVGANLTATSDRETISYTLEGTRSAVEKALPYLAEVATHQEFRPWEVSELSNRLILDILTRPLQLRAIDLLHNAAYRSKGLGNSLFIPKSQVGKVSSETLQHYVASNFVAGRAAVVGTGVSESLLNQFAASLGIANGEGSTNPSPYKGGELRSNKGGPLAFVAVGGEGAPLKNTKEALAFAVLQKAVCAGPQIKYGVLDNGVYSKALGGSSDVSACAVNVSYSDSGLFGILLAAPAGSVGKAVQSAVNVLKSGSVTDADVQRGKNQLKTAILLNAESGADVVRELGTQAVLAGAPQSANALAAAVDSVSTSDVQSALRKAGGKLTLAAIGNINDVPYLDELK